From Deltaproteobacteria bacterium, the proteins below share one genomic window:
- a CDS encoding YihY family inner membrane protein: MKVPTLQGIKKSFRSLAILIYAVREFIKDNCPRVAAALTYITLLSFVPVVAISLSMLSRFKTSQEAFLGFIFQYLIPTPSLQETIITNIKTFAQQTTTLSIFGGLFLIITAVSLLYTIEGTFNQVWGVTVRRPFVSKFTAFWSVITLSPILIAVALLLSLKLSKAPLVGSILKIAVIKGSIHYFLPFFLTFLAIFIIYRILPYTRVKVRPAIIGSLIATFLFQVARWGFEVYITEFAHFDKIYGMLGVLPMFFIWIYICWLVILLGGEVTYSVQNIRLETKSEKFTEDNYDAYHALRVMMAIGRSFLKGDGATSLDALAERLGIPYSLLVGILNRLREKGVVRSVDEGKVVYLPARSLDRITIQEVVEGVQGDPFRFPPPPYRGQDEKAIHRFFQEAQKGVQDILKGITIEVLLTC, from the coding sequence ATGAAAGTACCAACTCTCCAAGGGATTAAAAAGTCATTCAGATCTTTGGCCATATTGATATATGCCGTTCGTGAATTCATCAAGGACAACTGCCCTCGAGTGGCAGCGGCCTTGACCTATATCACCCTCCTTTCTTTCGTTCCCGTGGTGGCCATCTCCCTCTCCATGCTGTCCCGGTTTAAGACCTCTCAAGAGGCATTTTTGGGCTTTATCTTTCAATATCTCATCCCCACCCCTTCCTTACAGGAGACCATTATCACAAACATAAAAACATTTGCCCAGCAGACCACTACGTTGAGCATCTTCGGCGGTCTCTTTCTCATCATCACCGCCGTTTCTCTCTTGTATACCATAGAGGGGACCTTTAACCAGGTATGGGGGGTTACTGTGAGGCGCCCCTTCGTGAGCAAATTTACCGCTTTTTGGAGCGTGATCACCCTTTCCCCCATCTTGATCGCTGTAGCCTTGCTCCTATCCTTGAAGTTAAGCAAGGCCCCCTTAGTGGGGAGCATCTTAAAGATTGCTGTAATAAAGGGATCCATCCATTATTTTCTCCCCTTCTTTTTGACCTTTTTGGCCATCTTCATCATCTATCGCATCCTTCCTTATACGCGAGTAAAGGTAAGACCTGCCATAATAGGATCCCTGATAGCTACCTTCCTCTTTCAGGTGGCCCGCTGGGGGTTTGAGGTCTACATTACTGAGTTCGCCCACTTTGACAAGATATACGGGATGTTAGGGGTCCTGCCCATGTTCTTTATCTGGATCTATATATGTTGGCTGGTGATCCTCTTAGGCGGGGAGGTCACTTACAGCGTGCAAAACATAAGGTTAGAGACAAAGAGTGAAAAATTCACTGAGGACAATTACGATGCTTACCATGCCCTAAGGGTGATGATGGCCATCGGCCGCAGCTTCCTGAAGGGAGATGGAGCCACATCACTGGACGCGCTAGCTGAGAGATTGGGGATACCTTACAGTCTTTTGGTAGGCATTCTTAATCGTCTCAGAGAAAAAGGGGTTGTGCGCTCAGTGGATGAGGGCAAGGTGGTATACCTTCCGGCCAGGTCTCTGGACAGGATAACTATCCAAGAGGTGGTGGAGGGCGTCCAAGGCGACCCCTTCCGTTTCCCACCTCCTCCTTATCGTGGTCAGGATGAAAAGGCCATCCACCGCTTCTTCCAAGAGGCCCAAAAGGGGGTCCAGGATATTCTTAAGGGGATCACCATTGAGGTCTTGCTGACTTGCTGA